The region GGGCGGCGCTGCTGCCGGGGGAGTACATCCGCGAGTTCGACCCCTCGAACGCGATGCTCGCCGCGCTCGCGGCCGAGCGGTCGGCGGATGCGCGCATCCGCGTCGTGCTGCCGCAGATCGACCCGCACGTGCCGAAGAACCGCGTGCCGGACGGGATGCGCGGCGTGCGGCTGCGGGAGAGCGGGCACTTCCGGCCGCTCGCGACCGCCGAGGCGGCGCGCGCGATCGTCGCGGCGATCGACGAGCTCACCGGGGCGCCGGCGTTGCGCGCGGGGCTCGAGGGCGCGGCCCCCTCGGACTGACCGCGTCAGCCGGTCTGGCGCAGCTGCACGATCACCGGTCGGTGGTCGGTGCCGACGTCGTCGAGACCGGTGAGCACGCGCGCGGCGACCGGCTCCCAATCGGGGGTCGCGACGACGTGGTCGATCTGCGCGCCGAGCCACGGCGGCGCCCACGTCGGCCAGCTGCCGACCGCGCCGGCGCCGACGGCGCTCGCCGCGTCGCGGCAGACGCCGAGGTCGCCGCCCTCGGCGCGCAGGCCCCACCAGTGGTCGAGCGTCGAGTTGAAGTCGCCGCCCATGACGAGCGACTCGGAGCCGTCGCACAGCGACGCGACGAACTCGAGGTCGGCGCGCCAGTTGCGCATCTGCTGCGGCACGGGCGCGACCGGATGGGTCGCGACGAACACCGGGCCGTCGCCGTCGTCGGGGCGGGCGACGACCGTCGGGAGCGTCTGGGTGTCGCCGGCCGAGAGGTCGGTCGTGTACTCGCCGAGCGCGGCGGAGATGAGCAGCGTCGTGTTGAGGGCGCCGTAGGCGGGATCGACCCAGCTCGTGTGCACCCAGAACGGGTTGCCGCGACCGCGCAGGAGCTCGGCCACCCCGACGCCCAGCTCGAGCGTCGTCTCGGGCAGCATCACGGCATCCGCCCCCGTCTCGTCGATGACGCGCGCGATCTCGTCGACGCCCGGCTCGTCGCCGAGCGTGTTCCACGTCAGCACCACGAGGTCGTCCGAGTCGCGATCGATCGACTGGCCGTCGTCGAGCCCGCGCGAGGCGTGGATGCCGCCCGAGACGAGCGAGAAGACGAGGAGCAGCGAGACGATGCCGAGCACGAAGGGCCGCACGCGCCGCCAGCCGACGAAGCACAGCGCGATGAGCGCGAGCACGAGCGCGATGCCGATGACGCCCACGCGCATCGAGACGACCTGCGCGACGATCGGCGCCTGCTCGAGGCCGAGCGCCTGCGGCCACGCGGCGATCGCGAGGCACGCGGCGACGACGAGGGCGACGAGAGCACCGAGGATCGCGAGCATCACCGCCCAGCGTAGTCTGGCGAGGTGACCACGGACTGGGCCGCGCTGGGGCCGATCGACCTCCACGCGCACTCCCGGGAGTCGGACGGGACGGATGCGCCGGGCGATGTCGTGCGCGCCGCCGCGGCCGCGGGGCTCGGCGCCGTCGCGCTCACCGACCACGACACCGTGAGCGGCTGGGCGGAGGCGAGCGAGGCCGCGCGCGAGACGGGCGTCGCGCTCATCCCGGGCGTCGAGTTCTCGGCGCAGCTCGGGCCCGCGAGCGTGCACGTGCTCGGCTACCTGCTCGACCCCGAGTCGACGGCGTTCGTGGGGGAGCGGGAGCGGATCCGGCTCGAGCGACTCGAGCGCGCGGAGCGCATGGTGCACGCGATCGGCCGCGACTACCCGCTCACGTGGGAGCACGTCGAGGAGCACTCCGCCCCGGGCGCGACGATCGGTCGCCCGCACATCGCCGACGCACTCGTGACGCTCGGGATCGTGCCCGACCGCTCGGCGGCGTTCGAGGGCATCCTCCACTGGCAGGGCGGCTACTACCAGCCGCACCACGCGCCCGACCCGACCGAGGCGATCGGCATCATCACGCAGGCCGGCGGCGTCGCGGTGCTCGCGCACCCGGCGGCGCGGGGCCGCCCGGTGATGCGGATGCGCGCGCTCGGCACGCTCGTAGACGCCGGGCTCGAC is a window of Agrococcus sp. Marseille-Q4369 DNA encoding:
- a CDS encoding endonuclease/exonuclease/phosphatase family protein gives rise to the protein MLAILGALVALVVAACLAIAAWPQALGLEQAPIVAQVVSMRVGVIGIALVLALIALCFVGWRRVRPFVLGIVSLLLVFSLVSGGIHASRGLDDGQSIDRDSDDLVVLTWNTLGDEPGVDEIARVIDETGADAVMLPETTLELGVGVAELLRGRGNPFWVHTSWVDPAYGALNTTLLISAALGEYTTDLSAGDTQTLPTVVARPDDGDGPVFVATHPVAPVPQQMRNWRADLEFVASLCDGSESLVMGGDFNSTLDHWWGLRAEGGDLGVCRDAASAVGAGAVGSWPTWAPPWLGAQIDHVVATPDWEPVAARVLTGLDDVGTDHRPVIVQLRQTG
- a CDS encoding PHP domain-containing protein; the protein is MTTDWAALGPIDLHAHSRESDGTDAPGDVVRAAAAAGLGAVALTDHDTVSGWAEASEAARETGVALIPGVEFSAQLGPASVHVLGYLLDPESTAFVGERERIRLERLERAERMVHAIGRDYPLTWEHVEEHSAPGATIGRPHIADALVTLGIVPDRSAAFEGILHWQGGYYQPHHAPDPTEAIGIITQAGGVAVLAHPAARGRPVMRMRALGTLVDAGLDGVEVWHRDNDEASRRVLLADAERHGLLVTGSSDYHGFGKPNRLGEHTTEPEVLAEIVRRATGWSPILPDRSSRPGRSAPRRAPT